One Salarias fasciatus chromosome 22, fSalaFa1.1, whole genome shotgun sequence DNA segment encodes these proteins:
- the LOC115409662 gene encoding THAP domain-containing protein 7-like produces MPRHCSAGGCKSRDNRETRNAGITFHKLPKGATRRNLWISNSHRTDAWDPQTDFVYFCSKHFTPQSFELTGCSGIRRLREDAFPSVFELSSGQKVRRAAGLKTHEDSAGRRKSSCSAQSETRQDAAAEEDLAQRTDPARRTDPARRTDPARRTDPAQRTDPARRTDPARRTDPARRTDPARRTAPAAETSIFHSEDAPEVEPAPSTPEPRPLSPSRYMRRLPPPVGFYLSREHSYAQPGPLLWRRRYDQVVDCLETALRQLRAARRREARLRAAVLRLRDRRTRTPRDPDPRETLDCQWPEEDRGSCPHCGRGQTDGGTEPPAEAEDQLQHGDSGLTSWSSGEGPQSWSSAEGPRSWSSAEGPRSWSSAEGPVTVRELRLDSGVQEEAGAPGLDRPLQQQVLLMEDGSEGQLVLVPVHSPDGLQDLQTILVSELDLQGDGGHPAEDGQEPCDEDSLTTDPSGPAREDVRDRLKEHLEGFQLQLSTQFTH; encoded by the exons GTTACCTAAAGGCGCCACCCGGAGGAACCTCTGGATCAGCAACTCGCACCGCACCGACGCCTGGGACCCTCAGACCGACTTTGTGTACTTCTGCTCCAAACACTTCACGCCTCAGAGCTTCGAGCTGACCGGCTGCAG TGGGATCCGGAGGCTGAGGGAAGACGCCTTTCCTTCGGTGTTCGAACTCTCCTCTGGGCAGAAAGTGAGGAGAGCTGCCGGCCTGAAGACACACGAGGACTCAGCTGGCAG GAGGAAGAGTTCCTGCTCAGCACAGTCAGAGACGAGGCAGGACGCCGCCGCAGAAGAGGACTTAGCTCAGAGGACAGACCCGGCTCGGAGGACAGACCCGGCTCGGAGGACAGACCCGGCTCGGAGGACAGACCCGGCTCAGAGGACAGACCCGGCTCGGAGGACAGACCCGGCTCGGAGGACAGACCCGGCTCGGAGGACAGACCCGGCTCGGAGGACAGCCCCAGCAGCTGAGACCTCCATCTTCCATTCTGAGGACGCTCCAGAGGTGGAGCCGGCCCCGTCCACCCCGGAGCCTCGTCCCCTGTCCCCGTCGCGCTACATGAGACGTCTGCCCCCCCCGGTGGGCTTCTACCTGTCCCGGGAGCACAGCTACGCCCAGCCGGGCCCCCTGCTGTGGAGGAGACGCTACGACCAGGTGGTGGACTGCCTGGAGACGGCCCTGAGACAGCTCCGGGCCGCCCGGCGGCGCGAGGCCCGGCTGAGGGCCGCCGTGCTCCGGCTCCGGGACCGACGCACCCGGACCCCGCGGGACCCCGACCCCCGGGAGACACTGGACTGTCAGTGGCCCGAGGAGGACAGGGGCTCCTGTCCTCACTGTGGACGGGGACAGACGGACGGCGGGACGGAGCCTCCGGCTGAGGCTGAAGACCAGCTGCAACACGGAGACTCCGGACTCACATCCTGGTCCTCAGGCGAGGGACcgcagtcctggtcctcagccgAGGGAccccggtcctggtcctcagccGAGGGAccccggtcctggtcctcagccGAGGGACCGGTGACGGTCAGGGAGCTCCGCCTGGACTCGGGTGTGCAGGAGGAGGCCGGAGCTCCCGGTCTGGACCgtcccctgcagcagcaggtgctgctgatggaggacgGCTCGGAGGGacagctggtcctggtccccgtCCACAGCCCGGACGGCCTGCAGGACCTCCAGACCATCCTGGTGTCGGAGCTGGACCTTCAGGGGGACGGAGGACACCCGGCGGAGGACGGACAGGAGCCGTGTGACGAGGACAGTCTCACCACGGACCCGTCAGGACCGGCGAGGGAGGACGTGAGGGACAGACTGAAGGAACATCTGGAGggcttccagctgcagctcagcacccagttcacacactga